The proteins below are encoded in one region of Parvicella tangerina:
- a CDS encoding TonB-dependent receptor, producing MSFLSVAQEGQKGHIQGFVLVAQSNEKIPFCHIKIIESGDQFISDENGFFKTPILSFGEYHFVISNVGYGLDTLSILLSEPILKHNIELAPIFYTIGPHTVVANKQHVGAIGRIKPIEGVMIAQGKKADVINLSYVAGNVATNNARQIYSSIPGLNIWESDGAGIQLGIGGRGLSPSRTANYNTRQNGYDISADALGYPESYYTPPSQAIDQVQFIKGAGSLQYGPQFGGVINFKLKKGNRYRPFSGSYQKTFGSFGVNTSFLEVGGKKKRVQYYGFFNWKKGNEWRPNSAYEVITAGANIHYYITENSLINFEFTKMSYLAQQPGGLTDYEFNTTPFISKRERNWFQVDWNLWSINHKHSFNSKNILNTKVFGLIASRKALGFLGQINRVDPMQERNLIVGNFNNIGVESKYLKLYDINEIPQALLMGVRLYRGNSTGQQGFGTSSKSPDFYFINHTELEFSDYSFPSKNAAIFVENIFRLNEKTSIVPGIRAEWISTKAEGSYNSITYDLADNIIDNTTYYASRENERSFVIFGIGLDHAFKQDTTHLYANFSQNYRSINFTDMQIVNPNFRIDPDLEDERGFNSDIGVKGFINNLLYYDLSVYGLFYNNRIGTTIEKDSILFSTYQYRTNISQSLSLGFEGVIQVNWLGSKPETKWKLNTLGNYSYTWSRYLDAEGVYANKFVELVPPVNWKLITQIGYSDLLLSLQYSWVHWQYSDASNSLSQPNAVNGVIPTYDILDLSLSYSYEELNFRCGMNNLLNEIYFTRRATAYPGPGIITAAPRNFYFTFGLNF from the coding sequence ATGTCTTTTCTTTCTGTTGCTCAAGAAGGACAAAAAGGGCATATTCAAGGGTTTGTACTTGTTGCTCAATCAAATGAGAAAATCCCATTTTGTCACATCAAGATTATTGAATCTGGAGACCAGTTTATTTCAGATGAAAATGGCTTTTTCAAAACTCCCATCCTCAGTTTTGGAGAATACCACTTTGTGATCTCAAACGTTGGTTACGGACTGGATACGCTCTCGATTTTGTTGAGTGAGCCAATTTTGAAACACAATATTGAATTAGCGCCAATATTTTATACAATCGGTCCACACACGGTGGTAGCAAACAAGCAACATGTGGGAGCAATTGGCAGAATCAAACCTATTGAAGGAGTGATGATCGCGCAGGGAAAGAAAGCGGATGTGATCAACCTTAGCTACGTAGCAGGAAATGTTGCTACTAACAACGCCCGTCAAATCTACTCATCCATTCCGGGACTAAATATTTGGGAAAGTGATGGCGCTGGAATTCAACTCGGAATTGGAGGTAGAGGCTTAAGCCCGAGCAGAACAGCCAATTACAACACGCGCCAAAACGGCTATGACATTTCTGCGGACGCGCTCGGCTATCCAGAGAGTTACTATACCCCGCCCTCTCAAGCAATTGATCAAGTTCAGTTTATCAAAGGAGCCGGTTCATTGCAATATGGTCCCCAGTTTGGTGGTGTTATAAATTTTAAACTAAAAAAAGGAAACAGGTATCGACCATTTTCTGGGAGCTACCAAAAAACCTTTGGCTCTTTCGGTGTAAACACTTCTTTCTTAGAGGTAGGAGGCAAGAAAAAAAGGGTTCAATACTATGGTTTCTTTAACTGGAAAAAAGGAAATGAGTGGCGACCAAACTCAGCCTACGAGGTAATTACTGCTGGCGCAAATATTCATTATTACATCACGGAAAACAGCTTAATTAACTTTGAATTCACCAAAATGAGTTATCTTGCCCAGCAACCCGGAGGATTAACGGACTACGAGTTCAATACGACTCCCTTTATTTCCAAAAGAGAGCGGAACTGGTTCCAAGTAGACTGGAACTTGTGGAGTATAAACCATAAGCATAGTTTCAATTCTAAAAACATACTTAACACTAAAGTTTTTGGACTAATTGCCTCCAGAAAAGCTCTGGGGTTTTTAGGCCAAATCAACCGAGTTGATCCCATGCAGGAGCGCAACTTAATTGTAGGAAACTTTAATAATATTGGGGTGGAGTCTAAGTATCTGAAACTCTATGACATTAACGAAATTCCCCAGGCATTGTTGATGGGAGTCCGTTTATACCGTGGAAACAGCACTGGTCAACAAGGTTTTGGAACCTCATCAAAAAGCCCTGACTTCTATTTTATAAACCATACTGAATTAGAGTTCTCGGATTATAGCTTTCCAAGTAAAAATGCAGCCATTTTCGTTGAAAATATTTTTAGGTTAAATGAAAAAACGAGTATCGTTCCTGGTATCCGTGCAGAATGGATTTCAACAAAAGCAGAAGGGTCTTACAATTCAATTACTTATGATCTCGCAGATAATATAATTGACAACACGACTTATTATGCGTCAAGAGAAAACGAGCGCTCTTTTGTTATTTTTGGTATAGGCCTTGATCACGCATTTAAACAAGACACCACCCACCTATACGCCAACTTTTCTCAAAACTACCGAAGCATTAACTTTACAGATATGCAGATCGTTAATCCAAACTTCAGAATCGATCCAGATTTAGAAGATGAGAGAGGCTTTAATTCTGACATTGGCGTCAAAGGGTTTATTAATAATCTACTGTACTACGACCTCTCTGTGTATGGATTGTTCTACAATAATCGAATCGGAACCACCATTGAAAAGGACTCAATTTTGTTCAGCACCTATCAATATCGAACCAATATTTCTCAATCACTGTCTTTAGGTTTCGAAGGAGTAATTCAAGTTAACTGGCTAGGCTCCAAACCAGAAACCAAGTGGAAACTAAACACTTTAGGAAACTACAGCTATACCTGGTCAAGATACCTTGATGCAGAAGGAGTTTATGCGAATAAGTTTGTAGAATTAGTCCCCCCTGTGAACTGGAAGTTAATAACGCAAATTGGTTATTCAGACCTACTGTTATCTTTACAGTATAGTTGGGTTCACTGGCAGTATAGCGATGCTAGTAACTCACTCTCTCAACCCAATGCCGTCAATGGGGTCATTCCTACTTATGACATCCTTGACTTAAGTCTTAGCTACTCTTACGAAGAACTTAACTTCAGGTGTGGGATGAATAACCTTCTCAATGAGATTTATTTCACCAGAAGAGCCACCGCATATCCAGGGCCTGGAATTATTACTGCTGCACCACGAAATTTCTATTTCACCTTTGGGTTGAACTTTTAA
- a CDS encoding HTTM domain-containing protein encodes MIRQFYHRLFWKKENIVSLAWFRILFGILMLFGVMRFAHKGWIEDLYITPKFFFTYYGFDWVTPLSSTGMYITFLVMGISALLIALGLFYRVSAILFFLSFTYVELIDKTNYLNHYYFISLVAFLLIFVPANKNYSLDAKLGLTKAASSVPAWTINIFKFQLGVVYFFAGVAKVNYHWLFEAQPLINWLKHQSDLPVLGQFVGENWIAFVFSWAGCLFDLSVPFLLSIRKTRLFAYLAVIFFHVVTGAMFPIGIFPWAMIVLTTVFFSTRFHNLLLSKLQVSSVGQNTIQIRSITKYALIIYILLQLLIPMRYLLYPGKLFWTEQAFRFGWRVMLIEKVGYCTFYVSPESGSYKKIIEPTYYLTEQQLKQMSTQPDMILQFAHHLRDQYKDKTIIEGDLEIEMGTPQVFVDSKVSLFNKGSRTFIDPSVDLAAQPYNLAPRNWILPYEE; translated from the coding sequence TTGATACGACAGTTTTACCATAGACTATTTTGGAAGAAAGAGAACATTGTTTCACTTGCTTGGTTTAGGATACTCTTTGGTATCTTAATGCTTTTTGGTGTAATGCGCTTCGCGCACAAAGGATGGATTGAGGACCTTTACATTACACCAAAATTCTTTTTCACTTACTATGGGTTTGACTGGGTAACTCCCCTGAGCTCAACAGGAATGTATATTACCTTTTTAGTGATGGGTATCTCGGCACTGTTAATTGCACTGGGATTATTTTATCGAGTCTCAGCAATTTTGTTCTTTCTTTCGTTCACCTATGTAGAGCTTATCGATAAAACAAACTATTTAAACCATTATTATTTTATCAGTCTTGTTGCTTTTTTATTGATTTTTGTCCCCGCTAACAAGAACTATTCATTGGATGCAAAGCTAGGCTTGACAAAAGCAGCTTCAAGTGTCCCAGCATGGACAATCAACATATTCAAGTTTCAACTCGGGGTTGTCTACTTTTTTGCTGGAGTTGCGAAAGTTAATTATCATTGGTTATTTGAAGCTCAACCCCTAATCAACTGGTTGAAGCATCAATCAGACCTTCCTGTTCTTGGGCAATTTGTTGGGGAGAATTGGATAGCATTCGTCTTCTCTTGGGCAGGTTGTCTTTTCGACTTATCTGTTCCCTTTTTATTGTCGATAAGGAAGACGAGGTTGTTTGCTTATTTAGCCGTTATCTTTTTTCATGTGGTAACAGGAGCAATGTTCCCAATCGGTATCTTTCCTTGGGCCATGATTGTGCTCACTACAGTGTTTTTTAGCACAAGATTTCATAACCTGTTGCTCAGTAAGCTTCAAGTTTCATCGGTTGGTCAAAATACAATTCAAATCCGCTCAATAACGAAATACGCTTTAATCATATACATCCTTTTACAATTGCTTATTCCAATGAGATACTTGCTGTACCCAGGTAAGTTATTTTGGACCGAACAGGCTTTCCGATTTGGTTGGCGCGTTATGTTGATAGAAAAGGTTGGGTACTGTACTTTTTATGTTTCCCCTGAATCAGGTTCCTACAAGAAAATAATTGAACCAACATATTACTTAACAGAGCAACAACTCAAGCAAATGTCAACCCAGCCAGACATGATCTTGCAGTTTGCTCATCATTTAAGAGATCAATATAAAGACAAGACGATTATTGAGGGTGATTTAGAAATTGAAATGGGCACGCCTCAGGTATTTGTGGACTCAAAAGTATCTTTATTCAATAAAGGGAGTAGAACTTTTATTGATCCTTCTGTAGATTTAGCTGCACAACCGTATAATTTAGCTCCCAGAAATTGGATTTTACCTTATGAAGAATAG
- a CDS encoding imelysin family protein — translation MTCNKYLNSTLKNSVLISFLLLILGSLVSCIKEPEDNVYADDFDREAMLKNIASEYIIPGYNSYVTEVDSLEGALLRFNSSPTLATVQELRDQYIVTLKSWQTVSFLDFGPANVVALVAQTNTYPVDTTLIQTNITQGGYSLAAGNQYVAKGWQSLDYLLFKESDLQGCLDYLNSDPNIVVYIADVIDDIQLNTRYVINSWSTYKTEFIDNNLSNATGSSVSELMNAVIQSYEIYTRKGKIGLPAGVFNGFSQQPMPANAEGYFMEDKLDLARQNVSYLKRFLNGMNYEGTTDGLGLLDYGDYVEATIDGDRLSQVINSQLDVIMNISETNGLSWAEMVVQDPVTSQAIYTEYQKLIPYLKVDLTSALGVIVTYQDNDGD, via the coding sequence ATGACCTGTAATAAATATTTGAACTCAACATTGAAAAATTCAGTTCTAATATCATTTCTTTTGTTGATCCTCGGTTCTTTGGTCTCATGCATCAAAGAACCGGAGGATAATGTTTATGCGGATGATTTCGACCGTGAGGCTATGCTAAAGAACATTGCGAGTGAATACATTATTCCTGGTTACAATAGCTACGTTACTGAAGTCGACTCGCTTGAAGGAGCATTACTTCGTTTTAACTCCTCCCCTACGCTAGCAACTGTTCAAGAACTTCGGGATCAGTACATAGTGACCTTAAAAAGTTGGCAAACCGTTAGTTTTCTCGATTTTGGACCTGCGAATGTGGTTGCATTAGTTGCTCAAACCAACACCTACCCAGTTGACACAACGCTAATCCAAACGAATATTACCCAGGGGGGCTATAGTTTAGCAGCTGGAAATCAATACGTAGCGAAAGGGTGGCAAAGCCTTGACTATTTGCTATTCAAAGAATCTGATTTGCAAGGCTGCTTGGACTACCTGAATTCAGATCCAAATATTGTAGTGTATATCGCTGATGTTATTGATGACATTCAACTGAACACGCGATATGTAATTAACTCATGGTCAACTTACAAAACTGAATTTATTGATAATAATCTATCTAATGCTACGGGGAGCTCTGTAAGCGAACTAATGAATGCGGTGATTCAGAGCTACGAAATATATACGAGAAAAGGAAAGATTGGATTGCCTGCAGGAGTGTTTAACGGGTTTAGTCAGCAGCCCATGCCTGCTAATGCAGAAGGTTATTTCATGGAAGACAAGTTAGACCTGGCCAGACAAAATGTTTCCTACCTCAAAAGGTTTCTTAACGGGATGAACTATGAAGGAACAACGGATGGTTTAGGTTTATTAGACTATGGAGATTATGTAGAAGCTACAATTGATGGTGACCGATTGTCTCAAGTGATTAATTCTCAACTAGATGTGATCATGAACATCTCTGAAACCAATGGACTATCATGGGCCGAAATGGTCGTTCAAGACCCCGTGACCTCGCAAGCAATTTACACAGAGTATCAGAAACTCATTCCTTATTTAAAGGTCGATCTTACTTCAGCCCTTGGTGTAATTGTAACTTATCAAGACAATGATGGAGATTGA